From the genome of Mesorhizobium japonicum MAFF 303099, one region includes:
- a CDS encoding methyltransferase family protein translates to MRTFSAIAGSTAFFIAAPGVVAGLVPWLLSDHYRLPWSTVPGFVPVGGVLIVAAAAVLLHAFARFALEGLGTPAPVAPTERLVIGGIYRHVRNPMYVAVLSIILGQALLFSSWTLVAYAVIGAVVMGSFVRFYEEPTLARRYGADYETYRRNVPGWLPRLTPWRG, encoded by the coding sequence ATGCGGACGTTTTCGGCGATAGCCGGCAGCACGGCCTTCTTCATCGCGGCACCCGGCGTGGTCGCCGGGCTGGTTCCCTGGTTGCTCAGCGATCATTATCGCCTGCCGTGGTCCACCGTGCCGGGCTTTGTTCCTGTCGGCGGCGTTCTCATCGTCGCCGCGGCCGCCGTTCTGCTGCATGCCTTCGCCCGCTTCGCGCTCGAGGGGCTGGGCACGCCGGCCCCTGTCGCGCCGACAGAGAGACTGGTGATCGGCGGCATCTACCGCCATGTTCGCAACCCCATGTATGTCGCCGTGCTGTCGATCATCCTCGGCCAGGCGCTGCTGTTCTCGAGCTGGACGCTTGTCGCCTATGCCGTCATCGGCGCTGTTGTCATGGGCTCCTTCGTCAGGTTCTACGAGGAGCCGACGCTCGCCCGCCGCTACGGCGCCGACTATGAAACCTACCGCCGCAACGTCCCCGGCTGGCTGCCGCGCCTGACGCCCTGGCGGGGGTGA
- a CDS encoding LysR family transcriptional regulator — MALDWDKLRVFHAAAEAGSFTHAAETLHLSQSAISRQVSALEHDVGVPLFNRHARGLVLTEQGEMLFRTAHDVLMKLETIKSRLTETKDRPSGVLRVTTTVGLGAGWLTERVQEFIELYPEISLQLILANEELDLTMRQADCAIRLRQPQQPDLIQRRLFTVHFHLYAAPSYVAKHGKPASVSELRNHRIVTFGLPVPSHLSELNWLETVGDFEGGQRVPSLQINDILSIKRAVQGGAGIAMLPDYVINKDSGLVQLLPETEVPSFDTYFAYPDAMKNQAKLHVFRDFIIAKARSWSF; from the coding sequence GCTGCGGCGGAAGCGGGATCGTTTACGCACGCGGCCGAGACATTGCACCTGTCGCAATCGGCGATCTCGCGGCAGGTCAGTGCGCTCGAGCACGATGTCGGCGTGCCGCTGTTCAACCGCCATGCACGCGGCCTGGTGCTGACCGAACAGGGCGAGATGCTGTTCCGCACGGCGCATGACGTGCTGATGAAGCTCGAGACCATCAAGTCGCGCCTGACCGAGACCAAGGACCGGCCCTCCGGCGTGCTTCGCGTGACGACGACCGTTGGCCTCGGCGCCGGCTGGCTGACCGAACGGGTGCAGGAGTTCATCGAACTCTATCCCGAGATCAGCCTGCAGCTGATCCTCGCCAATGAGGAGCTCGACCTCACCATGCGCCAGGCCGATTGCGCCATCCGGCTGCGCCAGCCGCAGCAGCCGGACCTGATCCAGCGCCGCCTGTTCACCGTGCATTTCCACCTCTATGCGGCGCCCTCCTATGTCGCCAAGCATGGCAAGCCGGCCTCGGTCTCGGAGTTGAGGAACCATCGTATCGTCACCTTCGGCCTGCCGGTGCCGTCGCATCTGTCGGAGTTGAACTGGCTGGAGACGGTCGGCGATTTCGAGGGCGGCCAGCGCGTGCCGTCGCTGCAGATCAACGACATCTTGTCGATCAAGCGCGCCGTGCAGGGCGGCGCCGGCATCGCCATGCTGCCCGACTATGTGATCAACAAGGACTCCGGACTGGTGCAGCTTTTGCCGGAAACCGAGGTGCCATCCTTCGACACCTATTTCGCCTATCCAGACGCGATGAAGAACCAGGCCAAGCTGCACGTGTTCCGCGACTTCATCATTGCCAAGGCCAGAAGCTGGTCCTTCTAG